A window of the Trichoderma asperellum chromosome 4, complete sequence genome harbors these coding sequences:
- a CDS encoding uncharacterized protein (TransMembrane:1 (n5-13c18/19o277-298i)~EggNog:ENOG41~SECRETED:SignalP(1-18)), with protein sequence MLTKASFAAALFATTAIAQNVLRTEDVLSTPYASLLGFSDDTMEVARGLSSKATTNSSIPSDVHLLPDGSLDFTAWNNITSAACQARLSQLTRTSNPSGDCICYNLPMLNVDTGMFEADLRLYRVSAPRDSFVGVPPSGIQVGVSYKGASVSPMKPVTSGSSSPAVNITKRSDGSSAPTLLQSYMLVGQIDKDQMKNNLSIAALQALVMPTLTLSAVTPGGSQISSNVSLNEASFLVGVFSNDVVLSDFAAAQQAVAVQQAALKNGTVAFILPGVNLLIFPIGLIITCLWLFIGLLAYGFGTYQRIQYATAFKRRAMHASKGDSAYRTL encoded by the exons ATGCTCACCAAGGCCAGCTTCGCCGCGGCTCTCTTCGCCACCACCGCAATTGCCCAGAATGTGCTGCGTACCGAAGATGTTCTCTCAACGCCATACGCCTCCCTGCTCGGCTTCTCTGACGATACGATGGAAGTAGCTCGCGGACTGAGCTCTAAGGCCACGACAAACTCGAGTATCCCGTCCGACGTGCACCTCTTGCCCGATGGATCGCTGGATTTCACTGCTTGGAACAACATCACCAGTGCTGCGTGCCAAGCGCGTCTCAGCCAACTCACTCGAACATCGAACCCTTCCGGCGATTGCATTTGTTACAATTTGCCGATGCTCAACGTCGATACCGGCATGTTTGAGGCTGATTTGCGCCTGTATCGTGTATCTGCCCCAAGAGACTCTTTTGTAGGTGTCCCGCCTAGTGGAATTCAGGTTGGCGTTTCGTACAAGGGCGCCAGTGTGAGTCCCATGAAGCCAGTGACTTCGGGATCAAGCTCTCCAGCCGTCAATATCACGAAGAGGTCCGATGGCTCTTCTGCCCCGACTCTGCTGCAGTCATACATGCTTGTTGGACAAATCGACAAGGACCAGATGAAGAATAACCTTTCAAT TGCTGCTCTCCAAGCTCTCGTCATGCccactctcactctctccgCAGTCACTCCCGGAGGCTCTCAGATTAGTTCCAACGTCTCTCTTAACGAAGCATCTTTCCTTGTTGGCGTCTTCTCCAACGACGTCGTCCTGTCCGATTTCGCCGCAGCTCAGCAGGCAGTAGCAGTCCAACAAGCTGCTCTGAAGAACGGCACCGTGGCCTTCATCTTGCCTGGAGTGAATTTATTGATCTTCCCCATTGGACTGATAATTACGTGTCTCTGGCTGTTCATTGGATTGCTTGCGTATGGTTTCGGCACCTATCAACGAATTCAGTATGCGACGGCGTTTAAGCGAAGGGCTATGCATGCTTCAAAGGGTGACAGTGCTTACCGCACTCTTTAA
- a CDS encoding uncharacterized protein (EggNog:ENOG41~CAZy:GT4~TransMembrane:1 (o486-513i)), translated as MASASLNGPAQYPEHDLSEFPASLKGKRILLCTESFGPVNGVSRTTLMLVNHLRDHGAQVAVVAPHNHTNHNTFSPPPSPTLSPADKQPEVRVTGYPLPFNPELSIVYPVRNSTLYSRTFGDDAPPDLIYLASPASLGFQVMLQLRQQPKEKQIPIICNFQTDLAGYCSILFPAPLSHAAVFAFDAVQSYLFRHSSIKTIFYPSRFVRRYLESQKIQSDKLEVLTRGVNTTMFNPSRRSEALRKEIAPNGEIIFVTVSRIAGEKGFDFLAKVAKELDARGLPFKMLIVGGNRNPDVEKEVQELFDPLRTKGSVVFAGFKVGEDLATAYASGDVFLHCSVTETFGLVVLESMASGVPVVARDEGGPSDIVSHGNTGYLVSPDDLDGFVAKAIKLAEDHQLRYTMAKQARAAACEATWEKINNKVAWRMADTIAQREQEQGKIPQQSENAAVSTTATAAQQLVPVYGWLMMNNAIRETVTRSVVDARLMGGLGVILSFWVVTGAYVAFTEGLLWAKGRMRAGDRSETLSK; from the coding sequence ATGGCATCAGCATCGCTTAATGGACCGGCTCAGTATCCAGAGCATGATCTGTCCGAGTTCCCAGCCTCACTCAAAGGGAAGCGCATTCTGCTATGCACCGAATCTTTTGGCCCTGTTAATGGAGTGAGTCGGACAACTCTGATGCTGGTGAACCACTTGCGCGATCATGGTGCCCAAGTTGCGGTTGTCGCTCCTCATAATCACACCAACCACAACACCTTTTCACCACCTCCCTCTCCCACGCTCTCTCCTGCAGACAAACAGCCAGAAGTAAGGGTAACCGGATATCCCTTGCCTTTCAACCCGGAACTGTCCATCGTATATCCCGTCCGCAACTCAACCCTCTATTCTCGTAcctttggcgatgatgcgCCTCCTGATCTCATCTATCTTGCATCTCCCGCAAGTCTGGGCTTCCAAGTCATGCTACAACTGaggcagcagccaaaagagaagcaaatTCCCATCATTTGCAATTTCCAAACAGACTTGGCCGGTTACTGTTCTATTCTTTTCCCAGCGCCACTCAGCCACGCGGCCGTCTTTGCGTTTGACGCCGTACAGAGCTATCTCTTCAGGCATTCATCTATTAAGACCATCTTCTACCCTTCTAGATTCGTCAGGCGGTATTTGGAGAGCCAAAAAATACAAAGCGACAAACTGGAGGTGTTGACAAGAGGGGTCAATACGACAATGTTCAATCCAAGCCGTAGGAGTGAAGCTCTTCGCAAAGAGATTGCACCAAATGGAGAGATAATTTTTGTTACTGTTTCCAGAATTGCTGGGGAAAAGGGCTTCGATTTCCTTGCTAAAGTGGCCAAGGAATTAGACGCCAGAGGACTTCCGTTCAAAATGCTCATTGTGGGAGGAAATCGAAATCCTGATGTTGAGAAGGAAGTTCAAGAGCTGTTCGACCCTCTGAGAACCAAGGGGAGCGTCGTCTTTGCTGGCTTCAAGGTTGGAGAAGATCTCGCTACTGCCTATGCCAGTGGAGATGTTTTTCTGCACTGCTCTGTCACAGAAACTTTCGGCCTTGTCGTCTTAGAGTCTATGGCTAGCGGTGTTCCTGTGGTGGCTCGTGATGAGGGTGGCCCTTCAGATATTGTGTCCCATGGGAATACGGGCTATTTGGTGTCGCCCGATGATCTTGATGGATTTGTTGCCAAGGCTATCAAGCTTGCTGAAGATCATCAACTGCGGTATACTATGGCCAAGCAAGCTCGCGCTGCTGCCTGTGAAGCTACCTGGGAAAAGATCAACAACAAGGTTGCATGGCGCATGGCTGATACCATTGCTCAGCGCgagcaagagcaaggaaAAATTCCCCAGCAGTCTGAAAATGCAGCGGTGtcgacaacagcaacagcagcccagcagctggtCCCAGTTTACGGTTGGCTTATGATGAATAACGCTATTCGGGAAACTGTCACGCGCAGTGTCGTCGACGCTCGACTTATGGGCGGCCTGGGTGTTATTCTTAGCTTCTGGGTCGTTACGGGCGCGTACGTGGCATTCACGGAAGGCCTGTTATGGGCCAAGGGCAGGATGAGAGCTGGAGACCGCAGTGAGACACTTTCTAAGTGA
- a CDS encoding uncharacterized protein (EggNog:ENOG41~TransMembrane:7 (o6-27i39-59o65-90i110-133o145-166i178-199o219-238i)) encodes MLNSHESLGIAQLVFYVPIVPAAIWLFKRNGRIRPRLAWWPLIPFSLMRLAGGPVLVAFEQKPSIGLYVAAIILLNVGVVPLIIATLGYVRIVLLDNYSSNPQANKIGTILRLCIVGAVGLLAAGGGVSSMGTSSAMNTSRTLTLVGYIVFAVVLAVLISMMSYFYKKKHTLLPSSQAILRGGLLASPFLIIRTVFGLLEVALQDSATSPFSPVEGNAVAFGLMALLPEYIVILTYLYTGFSIPPDRGAPAAVETITQSADKSNV; translated from the exons ATGCTCAACTCTCACGAATCCCTGGGCATCGCCCAACTCGTCTTCTACGTGCCCATCGTCCCAGCCGCCATCTGGCTCTTTAAGCGCAATGGCAGAATCCGCCCACGCCTCGCCTGGTGGCCCTTGATCCCTTTTAGTCTGA TGCGCCTGGCTGGTGGTCCTGTCCTGGTCGCTTTCGAGCAAAAGCCCAGCATTGGACTCTACGTCGCAGCGATTATCCTCCTCAACGTCGGTGTTGTGCCTCTTATTATTGCTACTCTAGGCTATGTGCGTATCGT CCTTCTCGACAATTATAGCTCCAATCCTCAAGCGAACAAAATCGGTACCATCCTACGTCTCTGCATCGTCGGCGCCGTCGGCCTCCTTGCTGCCGGCGGAGGTGTCAGCTCCATGGGTACATCATCCGCCATGAATACCAGCCGTACGCTCACTCTCGTCGGATACATCGTCTTCGCCGTCGTTCTCGCCGTTCTTATATCCATGATGtcgtatttttataaaaagaagcacactcttcttcccagcagccaagct ATCTTACGCGGTGGCCTCCTTGCGTCCCCATTCCTCATTATCCGTACCGTCTTCGGTCTTCTTGAAGTCGCCCTTCAAGATAGTGCTACCTCACCCTTCAGCCCTGTCGAGGGCAATGCTGTAGCCTTTGGGTTGATGGCCTTGCTGCCCGAATACATCGTTATACTCACTTATCTCTACACTGGTTTCTCGATTCCTCCTGACCGAGGTGCTCCGGCTGCCGTAGAGACAATTACGCAGTCCGCCGATAAAAGCAATGTCTAA
- a CDS encoding uncharacterized protein (EggNog:ENOG41~TransMembrane:1 (n5-15c20/21o325-344i)~SECRETED:SignalP(1-20)): MAAYCLSLIVFLAILSLVAAEALPLNSIPAMCATICGPIVELSSMCSPKRSLGSLESDLNEEAHHPKRAECLDGERIERIEKHFTVIVAAPTSFPSGLLGLLHSLFPPEPPASPLAPASWPQSSSPSSSSPIRSSKTPVSMPLPNSHLTMRPSVQPLPTPSSNAISTDTTAPRPAPTPSTTSNARPTMSSASVKKGMKTPDLATISTTTAGQHKSMMPTILGSDGDVGGETGGWGIMENAEEQCVCSNESFNVAEIAGLCASCISMVADAQNDVQVIMSVCGFPPQQYSPAKDSLASSIHVQAARPTSANANAGGAKLNAASRSIWGVGLATGAAGFVIGVLTML, encoded by the exons ATGGCGGCCTACTGCCTCAGCTTGATTGTATTCTTGGCCATTCTGTCATTGGTGGCTGCAGAAGCACTCCCCCTTAACTCTATTCCTGCCATGTGTGCCACCATCTGCGGACCAATTGTCGAGCTGAGTTCGATGTGCAGTCCAAAAAGATCTTTAGGGAGTCTCGAAAGTGATTTGAATGAGGAAGCACATCATCCAAAGCGGGCCGAGTGCCTCGATGGCGAGCGAATCGAACGGATCGAGAAGCATTTTACAGTCATCGTCGCAGCGCCTACGTCGTTCCCCTCTGGATTATTAGGGCTGTTACATAGTCTATTTCCACCAGAACCGCCCGCATCGCCGTTAGCACCAGCTTCATGGCCAcagtcatcatcgccatcgtcatcgtcaccgATTCGTTCCTCGAAAACTCCAGTATCCATGCCACTACCAAACAGCCATCTTACTATGCGGCCGTCGGTCCAACCTCTTCCAACCCCATCAAGTAATGCTATCTCAACGGACACTACAGCACCACGTCCAGCTCCTACGCCAAGTACAACATCAAATGCTCGGCCAACCATGTCTTCCGCTTCGGTCAAGAAAGGGATGAAAACTCCAGATCTGGCTACCATTTCAACAACCACTGCCGGCCAACACAAGTCAATGATGCCGACTATTCTGGGCTCAGATGGGGATGTGGGAGGTGAAACCGGCGGATGGGGAATAATGGAAAATGCAGAAGAGCAGTGTGTGTGTTCAAATGAGAGTTTTAATGTGGCAGAGATTGCTGGGCTATGCGCTAGCTGTATAAGCATGGTTGCTGATGCGCAAAATG ATGTACAGGTTATCATGTCGGTCTGTGGCTTCCCGCCGCAACAATACAGCCCAGCTAAGGACAGCTTGGCGAGCAGCATCCATGTCCAGGCCGCTAGGCCGACGTCAGCAAATGCAAATGCTGGAGGTGCCAAGTTAAATGCAGCGTCTCGATCCATTTGGGGCGTTGGACTGGCTACTGGCGCTGCGGGCTTCGTAATTGGTGTGTTAACGATGCTATGA
- a CDS encoding uncharacterized protein (EggNog:ENOG41), which produces MHIILTGATGLVGSGVLDAMIKAKDITKISILSRKPVQMATDSKDPRINVIIHQDFEKYDSEVLEQLQGAKACVWALGISQTKVNAEEYVKITKDYTIAAAKSFATLTTTPSEPFRFIYVSGEGATQTPGRFSAIFARVKGETEKQLSDMTAEMPTSLRADSVRPGFVDPRQHKAILPYIPDPGAIYKVGTALMTPLIPLMKGMHSPTDHLGTFLTNMAMGKVDSQLEGPGAFKLGNSWIVGAAGVRRVSGF; this is translated from the coding sequence atgCATATCATTCTAACTGGCGCCACGGGCCTCGTGGGGTCAGGCGTCTTGGACGCTATGATCAAGGCCAAAGACATCACCAAAATCTCCATCCTCAGTCGCAAGCCTGTGCAGATGGCTACTGATTCCAAAGATCCTCGAATCAATGTCATCATTCATCAGGACTTTGAGAAATACGACTCTGAGGTGTTGGAGCAGCTTCAAGGCGCAAAGGCCTGTGTTTGGGCCTTGGGCATCAGCCAGACCAAGGTTAACGCAGAAGAATACGTCAAGATCACCAAGGATTATACCATCGCTGCTGCAAAATCTTTTGCGAcattgacgacgacgccaTCAGAACCTTTCCGGTTCATTTATGTATCAGGCGAGGGCGCTACGCAGACCCCGGGTCGATTCTCGGCCATCTTTGCTCGTGTCAAGGGAGAGACTGAAAAACAGCTGAGTGATATGACGGCTGAGATGCCGACGAGCTTGCGTGCAGACTCTGTGCGGCCGGGGTTTGTGGATCCGAGACAGCACAAAGCTATTCTGCCATATATCCCGGATCCAGGCGCAATCTATAAGGTTGGAACAGCATTGATGACGCCTTTAATACCGTTGATGAAAGGGATGCACTCACCAACTGATCACCTGGGAACTTTCTTAACAAATATGGCCATGGGAAAAGTGGACTCCCAGTTAGAGGGGCCGGGTGCGTTTAAACTAGGCAACTCATGGATCGTTGGGGCTGCTGGCGTCAGAAGGGTCTCCGGATTTTGA
- a CDS encoding uncharacterized protein (EggNog:ENOG41) — MDLDEFSDDGFDDLTDNVLQELENNAIQFTQAQHAFTQQADQLDYAWGQEDDDLDTTEVINDAGVPVGRPIVDKTLRQQRGLQPTRPSIPPVPNPRWNPAIDAAAARPGAPLAERPRITSVRPMNQPFMGSQRFPDSSQSAARPQTAQLAAMPMSSQAQSGPMVTALQKRIRVLEAELNAARGETSILRSNSTKAQQNYDEQIARLRKLNAEQLQKQEKAMEAAIAAEKHANTELQFMQRDMKEANDRARRKEPPAINMTTPKKASKTWGFADGFDEMDIAASPSKGQGRSKTAGSVATNIGERTPSKGKRKRPVSESPMKPLDIHTGDAEVSEGMNPVSQLALQQPIVVAAPTAPFDFLQIVLDHGFAQGQPPTFDILSRISFPSDPNTSFSTLIFERLPLMGNPYQPMQLLVDFAEQIIILWTRCFEEQFWEPIKYLVSLIAFTFQLHTSSVAPLIISRLVPVAQTIIFTVAEGPSRASDGTVANNDDHAILEQQIDTSQILSLLYTASLACTTTPTETEEGVKYTSAAFWKLISLDFTLLLLMPKQKTSDIIGMLDLLATSSLPDSIGPISDEKDTLSVARAVIERVSAKLMEHPRATTTPAQKRSVRLAALRTLITFARYEFGAKQLASHDNAIPRLVACLSTSIDELYDQPIPPSILPPLPDAMTSSSLKFSESTTSAELYRIISQCVTLIHTLATDPCTANLAEITRKLSLSHGGSQRYLIALGRLTFAEEDLVMEAGIDGEVVEAAHELLEMAVTPDEGETVSEAFGA, encoded by the exons ATGGATCTCGACGAGTTTTCCGACGACGGGTTCGACGACCTGACCGATAATGTGCTTCAAGAGCTCGAGAACAACGCCATTCAGTTCACCCAGGCCCAGCATGCCTTCACGCAACAGGCCGATCAGCTCGACTATGCCTGGGGGCAGGAGGACGATGATTTGGATACTACTGAGGTGATCAACGACGCCGGCGTCCCTGTGGGGAGGCCAATAGTCGACAAGACGCTGCGACAACAGAGAGGGCTACAGCCTACACGGCCCTCCATTCCTCCTGTGCCCAATCCTCGATGGAATCCTGCGATTGATGCCGCGGCTGCCAGGCCAGGAGCTCCTCTGGCGGAGCGGCCTCGAATCACGAGCGTCCGGCCCATGAATCAACCGTTCATGGGATCTCAGCGGTTCCCTGACTCTTCGCAAAGTGCAGCTCGCCCTCAGACTGCGCAGCTTGCGGCGATGCCAATGTCATCCCAGGCGCAGTCTGGACCTATGGTGACAGCGTTGCAAAAGCGAATTCGTGTTTTGGAAGCAGAGCTCAATGCAGCTCGCGGCGAAACTTCAATACTTCGTTCAAACTCCACAAAGGCGCAGCAAAACTACGATGAGCAGATCGCCCGCCTCCGAAAGCTCAATGCTGAGCAGTtacaaaaacaagaaaaggcGATGGAAGCGGCTATAGCGGCGGAGAAGCACGCCAACACCGAGCTCCAGTTCATGCAGCGCGATATGAAAGAGGCTAATGACCGAGCCCGCAGAAAGGAGCCTCCCGCCATCAACATGACGACGCCGAAGAAGGCTAGCAAAACATGGGGCTTTGCCGATGGCTTTGACGAGATGGATATTGCTGCAAGTCCGAGCAAAGGCCAAGGGAGAAGCAAGACTGCTGGCTCCGTTGCTACCAACATTGGGGAAAGAACGCCGAGCAAAGGGAAGCGAAAGCGCCCCGTATCAGAGTCCCCCATGAAGCCTCTTGATATACACACCGGCGATGCAGAAGTGAGCGAGGGCATGAACCCAGTCTCTCAGCTGGCTTTGCAGCAGCCTATTGTGGTTGCAGCTCCCACAGCTCCATTTGAT TTCTTGCAAATTGTTCTCGATCACGGCTTTGCCCAAGGGCAGCCTCCGACTTTCGACATACTCTCACGCATCTCCTTCCCTTCTGACCCCAATACATCCTTCTCAACCCTCATATTCGAAAGACTTCCCCTGATGGGAAACCCCTATCAACCAATGCAGCTTCTCGTGGATTTTGCGGAgcaaatcatcatcctctgGACTAGATGTTTTGAAGAGCAGTTTTGGGAGCCTATTAAATACCTTGTCTCGCTCATTGCTTTCACCTTTCAGCTCCACACCTCGTCTGTTGCCCCGCTCATCATCTCCAGACTTGTGCCCGTGGCACAGACCATAATATTTACAGTTGCGGAAGGGCCGTCGCGCGCTTCCGATGGCACGGTCGCCAACAATGATGACCATGCCATCTTGGAACAACAGATAGATACGAGCCAAATTCTGTCATTGCTTTACACTGCATCTTTGGCATGTACAACAACCCCCACTGAGACTGAAGAGGGAGTTAAATACACTTCTGCTGCGTTTTGGAAACTCATCTCTCTTGACTTCacccttctcctcttgatGCCGAAGCAGAAAACCTCCGATATAATTGGCATGCTTGATCTGCTAGCGACATCCTCGCTTCCCGACTCTATCGGCCCCATATCCGATGAAAAAGACACGCTATCAGTTGCGCGAGCCGTCATTGAGCGAGTATCTGCTAAGTTGATGGAGCATCCTCGCGCTACAACTACCCCTGCTCAGAAACGAAGCGTACGACTAGCTGCTCTTCGAACATTAATAACCTTTGCAAGGTATGAATTTGGTGCCAAGCAGCTGGCATCTCACGATAACGCCATCCCACGCTTAGTTGCTTGCTTGAGCACATCGATTGACGAGCTTTATGATCAACCCATCCCTCCTAGCATTCTACCCCCTCTTCCTGATGCCAtgacatcttcatcgctgAAATTTTCTGAATCTACAACTTCCGCTGAGCTATATCGTATCATCTCCCAATGCGTGACACTTATTCACACTCTAGCTACAGACCCGTGTACAGCCAATTTGGCTGAAATCACTCGAAAGCTCTCACTTTCGCACGGAGGTAGCCAAAGATATCTCATTGCGCTTGGAAGATTGACCTTTGCTGAAGAAGACCTAGTCATGGAGGCTGGAATTGACGGCGAGGTAGTTGAGGCGGCCCACGAGCTGTTAGAAATGGCCGTGACGCCAGATGAAGGAGAGACTGTGAGCGAGGCTTTTGGAGCATAG
- a CDS encoding uncharacterized protein (BUSCO:EOG092D1NDG~TransMembrane:8 (i73-92o98-120i132-152o172-189i201-219o225-246i267-286o342-362i)) has product MARSKRGGKSPMKNANGQFSGSEGRRSSFSDKSEEGSPTRTRAQGQAKLAPVEEKPATAAEKQAEYEKKKANFWTRTLWTLVMISGFFGALFMGHIYMIAIVTAVQIISFKEVIAIANVPSRARSLRSTKSLNWYFLATTMYFLYGESVIYYFKHIVLVDKVLLPLATHHRFISFVLYVFGFVFFVASLQAGNYKFQFTNFAWTHMALYLIVVQAHFVMNNIFEGMIWFFLPAALVITNDIFAYICGIMFGRTQLIKLSPKKTVEGFVGAWIMTVLFSFLLVNILMRSKYFICPVNDLGANVFSGLKCDVNPVFVPHTYELPQFFFLPPNTSFSLTFAPMQLHALALATFASLIAPFGGFFASGLKRTFKIKDFGDSIPGHGGMTDRMDCQFIMGFFAYMYFHTFIEVHKVSLGSVLETAITSLAPEEQVELVKSMCRYLSNQGLMPQELQACLEKATSS; this is encoded by the exons ATGGCCAGATCaaagagaggggggaaatCCCCAATGAAGAACGCCAACGGCCAGTTCAGCGGCTCTGAAGGCCGCCGATCGAGCTTCAGCGACAAGAGCGAAGAGGGGTCCCCAACAAGAACCAGGGCACAGGGCCAGGCCAAGCTGGCGCCTGTAGAAGAG AAACCCGCGACAGCCGCAGAGAAACAGGCCGagtacgagaagaagaaggcgaatTTCTGGACTCGAACACTATGGACGCTGGTCATGATAtctggcttctttggcgcACTGTTCATGGGACACATTTACATGATTGCCATTGTCACCGCAGTCCAGATCATATCCTTTAAGGAGGTCATTGCCATCGCCAACGTTCCCAGCCGAGCTAGATCTCTACGCTCCACAAAGAGCTTAAACTGGTACTTCCTAGCCACCACCATGTACTTCCTTTATGGAGAGAGCGTCATCTACTACTTTAAGCACATTGTCCTTGTTGACAAggtgcttcttcctctggctACCCACCATCGCTTTATTAGCTTTGTGCTCTATGTCTTTG GatttgtcttcttcgtcgcctCACTCCAAGCCGGCAACTATAAATTCCAATTCACCAACTTTGCCTGGACTCACATGGCCTTGTACCTTATTGTCGTACAGGCCCATTTCGTCATGAACAACATCTTTGAAGGAATGATTTGGTTCTTCCTGCCAGCGGCGCTAGTCATTACCAACGACATATTTGCATACATCTGCGGTATTATGTTTGGCCGCACGCAACTCATCAAGCTCTCGCCAAAGAAGACTGTTGAGGGATTTGTCGGTGCTTGGATTATGACCGTCCTGTTCTCCTTCTTGCTTGTTAACATTCTGATGCGCTCCAAATACTTCATTTGCCCCGTCAAT GATCTCGGCGCCAACGTCTTCAGCGGACTCAAATGCGACGTCAATCCCGTCTTCGTGCCCCACACCTACGAGCTCCCACAATTCTTCTTCCTACCTCCAAACACCAGCTTCTCCCTGACGTTTGCGCCGATGCAGTTGCATGCCCTGGCTCTTGCCACCTTTGCATCTCTCATTGCTCCctttggcggcttcttcgcctccGGCCTCAAGCGCACTTTCAAGATTAAGGACTTTGGCGACTCTATCCCTGGACACGGTGGCATGACGGATCGAATGGATTGCCAGTTCATCATGGGCTTTTTTGCTTACATGTACTTCCACACCTTCATTGAGGTTCACAAGGTTTCTCTGGGCAGCGTCCTGGAGACAGCCATTACCAGCTTGGCTCCCGAGGAGCAGGTCGAGCTCGTCAAAAGCATGTGTCGATATCTCAGCAATCAGGGTCTTATGCCCCAAGAG CTGCAAGCTTGCCTCGAGAAAGCTACGTCTTCATGA
- a CDS encoding uncharacterized protein (EggNog:ENOG41), whose product MGSDDAYLLTAAEALARIRAGGMTIEGYVRSLLRRIDVRDVDVGAWAYIDKDYILQQARALDKVPMNKRGPLHGMPIAVKDVIYTKDMPTAHNSPIYKDDFPKLDAASIILLRHAGALFLGKTTTAEFAASYTGPASTRNPHNPARTPGGSSSGSGAAVGDFQAPVALGTQTGGSTIRPGSFNGVYSIKPTWNAVSREGLKISSLMLDTIGIFARGVDDLDLVADAFGLQDDEPSSFKGIKGARFALCKTVVWPMAGEGTRHAIARAVDILRAHGAEVEEVDLPREFDDLPRWHNMVLQTEGETFFLPEHRIAKEKLSPQLVGYVDRKAGYDRRAQLKALDSISALRPRIDEIAGRYTAILTPSVIDEAPEGIEFTGDSAFCVSWSALHTPVINIPGFQGHTGMPIGVSLVAPRYRDRHLLKVAKEVGNLFEAEGGWKRNV is encoded by the exons ATGGGTAGCGATGACGCATATCTCCTTACGGCTGCCGAAGCCCTCGCCAGGATTCGCGCTGGCGGAATGACCATTGAGGGCTATGTACGCTCACTGCTTCGCCGTATAGATGTGCGTGACGTCGACGTCGGCGCATGGGCCTATATAGACAAGGATTATATCCTCCAGCAGGCGAGAGCTCTCGACAAGGTGCCAATGAATAAAAGAGGCCCGCTGCATGGAATGCCCATTGCCGTCAAGGATGTTATTTACACTAAAG ATATGCCTACGGCTCACAATTCGCCAATCTACAAGGACGACTTTCCCAAACTCGACGCAGCctccatcatcctcctccgccatgCAGGCGCACTCTTCCTCG GCAAAACAACAACCGCCGAGTTCGCAGCCTCCTACACCGGCCCAGCCTCGACGCGCAACCCGCATAATCCGGCCCGCACTCCCGGAGGCTCGTCGTCCGGCTCGGGCGCCGCCGTCGGCGATTTCCAGGCGCCGGTGGCCCTCGGCACACAGACCGGCGGTTCCACCATCCGCCCGGGCTCCTTCAACGGCGTCTACTCCATCAAGCCGACGTGGAACGCCGTGTCTCGCGAGGGCCTGAAGATTTCGTCCCTGATGCTGGACACGATTGGCATTTTCGCCCGCGGCGTCGACGACCTGGACCTCGTGGCCGACGCGTTCGGGCTGCAGGACGATGAGCCGAGCAGCTTCAAGGGCATCAAGGGTGCGCGCTTTGCGCTATGCAAGACCGTCGTCTGGCCAATGGCAGGCGAAGGCACTCGCCACGCCATTGCTCGCGCCGTCGACATCCTGCGTGCGCACGGCGCAGAGGTCGAAGAGGTCGATCTGCCGCGCGAGTTCGACGACCTCCCGCGCTGGCACAACATGGTCCTGCAGACCGAAGGCGAGACCTTCTTCCTCCCCGAGCACCGCATCGCCAAGGAGAAACTCTCGCCGCAGCTGGTTGGCTATGTCGACCGCAAGGCCGGCTACGACCGCCGCGCACAGCTCAAAGCCCTTGATAGCATCTCGGCCTTGCGGCCCCGGATTGATGAGATTGCAGGCAGATACACGGCCATTTTGACGCCCAGCGTTATTGACGAGGCGCCAGAGGGGATTGAGTTTACTGGCGATTCGGCGTTTTGTGTGAGCTGGTCGGCGCTGCACACGCCGGTGATAAACATCCCGGGCTTTCAGGGGCATACCGGCATGCCGATTGGGGTGTCGCTGGTGGCCCCGAGGTATCGCGACAGACACCTTCTCAAGGTGGCCAAGGAAGTGGGCAATCTTTTCGAGGCAGAGGGTGGGTGGAAGCGAAATGTATAA